GCTGAAAATCTCAAATCAGCGCATTTCTCGTTACGCTCATGGCTGGCACAACCTTTGCTATAATAATCCCGTGCTCTCTTACGTGGATCTACTGCTGCTTGGCTCGCTTGTGTTCTTCTCTTACACGGCACAGGCCATGACAGGCTTTGGCAGCATCGTTGTGGCGCTCACAGTTGGCTCGCTCTTTTTCCCGATTCGCACGATACTGCCCGTGCTTGTTGCCCTGAACATCCCGCTCTGTCTGTGGATTCTTTATAAAAGGCACTCCGAGATCGACGTGCGCTTCTTACTTCTGCGCATCCTGCCGCTGATGGGCATGGGCGTGATCGTCGGGGTGTTGCTCGACGAACAGCTTGAAGGTCCGATACTGCGTCGCGTCTTCGGCGTTCTTATTCTTGGCTTCTCGCTGCGAGAACTGTATCTGCTTTTCTTTAAAAAGGAGCAGATGAAGGCCGACGAAACGCAAACACATGCAAGCAGCGTCATCGGCTCATTCTGGATTCTTATCGCCGGAGTCATCCATGGCATCTATGCATCGGGAGGCCCACCGCTTGTGCATGCCCTGAGCCGCATGGCGATGACACGGCAGGCCTTTCGCGCGACATTAACGGCGGTCTGGCTGATTCTGAACGGAGCGCTGCTCGGCCTGTATTTCGCGAACGGAAGATTCGCCGGCGAAGAGAGCCGGCAGTTTCTTCTATTGCTGCCCGCCATCCCGCTTGCCCTTCGCGCCGGAGAGTGGCTGCATGGCCGCGTATCGGAACGCTCGTTTCGCATAACGCTGCAGGGCCTTCTTGCCCTCTCTGCCGGAGCGCTTCTTGTGTAAATCTGACGCTGCAATATTCTATAGAATCCCTGATTTTCAAGTGGATTCTATGTTCGCTGTGTGCAAAGCCATTGTTGAAATGATCCGTAACGAAAAGAAAAGAGGAGAGAAACGATGAGTGCAGAAGAGTGGAGCGGAGGAGCCGTCGTCGCACGGATCCTCAAACAGGAAGGAGTAGAAAAGGTTTTCGGTATTATCGACGGAACCTATTTCGGCTTCTATTCATCCGTGGTGAAAGAGAAGATGGAGCTCATTACTCCTCGCCACGAAACAAGCGCCGCGCATATGGCGGCCTCGTACGCACGGTTAACCGGCAAGCTCGGCGTCTGTATGGCGTCGAACGGTCCGGGCGTGGCGAACATTCTACCCGGCCTTGTCGTCGAGCAGGCCGAAGGCAATCGAGTGCTGCTCATCACAAGCGCGCGACGGACGGGCATCATGTATCCAGATCGCGGAGGTACGTATCAGTGCTTCGATCAGGTCGGCGTCATCGGCAAGATCGCCAAGCACAGCGTCGCCGTTCCGTCCTTTGAT
This region of Leptonema illini DSM 21528 genomic DNA includes:
- a CDS encoding sulfite exporter TauE/SafE family protein → MDLLLLGSLVFFSYTAQAMTGFGSIVVALTVGSLFFPIRTILPVLVALNIPLCLWILYKRHSEIDVRFLLLRILPLMGMGVIVGVLLDEQLEGPILRRVFGVLILGFSLRELYLLFFKKEQMKADETQTHASSVIGSFWILIAGVIHGIYASGGPPLVHALSRMAMTRQAFRATLTAVWLILNGALLGLYFANGRFAGEESRQFLLLLPAIPLALRAGEWLHGRVSERSFRITLQGLLALSAGALLV